The following proteins are encoded in a genomic region of Streptomyces gobiensis:
- a CDS encoding FadR/GntR family transcriptional regulator, with protein sequence MLFTKALKAVPGSADKGCVTTLAHSMMTAARPADSGLAGPGELDRYSYAESSGAARATNAPAWEGGDNDMARVGRRAAGSRGRGLHGQLVQQLGQMIVSGDLGADRPLVPEEIGQRFEVSRTVVRESLRVLEAKGLVSARPNVGTRVRPVSDWNLLDPDIIEWRAFGPQREDQRRELCELRWTIEPLAARLAAGHGRDEVQQRLTDMVEIMGHALAQGDTLTFSRADAEFHALLLQAAGNRMLEHLSGIVAAALQVSGGPATGCERPTEAAIGHHQRIVDALGSGEAAVAETSMRQLLAVHPEAGAPGAAPADHVVPAPREH encoded by the coding sequence CTTTTCACCAAAGCCCTCAAGGCCGTCCCGGGCTCCGCCGACAAAGGATGCGTGACTACCCTTGCGCACTCCATGATGACCGCGGCTCGCCCCGCCGACTCCGGCCTTGCCGGCCCGGGTGAGCTGGACCGCTACTCCTACGCCGAGTCCTCCGGCGCCGCACGCGCCACCAACGCCCCTGCCTGGGAAGGTGGTGACAACGATATGGCCCGAGTGGGCCGCCGCGCCGCGGGCAGCCGGGGCCGTGGCCTGCACGGCCAACTCGTCCAGCAGCTCGGCCAGATGATCGTCTCTGGCGATCTCGGCGCTGACCGTCCCCTGGTTCCCGAGGAGATCGGTCAGCGCTTCGAGGTCTCCCGCACCGTCGTCCGTGAATCCCTCCGCGTCCTTGAGGCCAAGGGCCTCGTCAGCGCACGTCCCAACGTCGGCACCCGGGTACGCCCGGTCAGTGACTGGAACCTGCTGGACCCCGACATCATCGAATGGCGCGCCTTCGGACCGCAGCGCGAGGACCAGCGCCGCGAACTGTGCGAGCTGCGCTGGACCATCGAGCCGCTCGCCGCCCGGCTCGCCGCCGGCCACGGCCGCGACGAGGTCCAGCAGCGTCTCACCGACATGGTGGAGATCATGGGCCACGCGCTCGCCCAGGGGGACACCCTCACCTTCTCCCGCGCCGACGCCGAGTTCCATGCCCTGCTGCTGCAGGCCGCCGGAAACCGGATGCTGGAGCACCTCTCCGGCATTGTCGCGGCGGCGCTGCAGGTCTCCGGTGGCCCGGCCACCGGCTGCGAGCGGCCCACCGAGGCAGCGATCGGCCATCACCAGCGGATCGTGGACGCCCTGGGTTCCGGCGAGGCCGCCGTCGCCGAGACCTCCATGCGTCAACTGCTCGCTGTCCACCCCGAGGCCGGCGCCCCCG